CGATCAACCCGGGTGTGGCCAGAGGGAAGGTGATGCGCCGGGCGATGGTCATCCGGTTGGCGCCCATGCTGGCGGCGGCGTCTTCGAGCCGTTCGTCGATACCCCTCAGCGTGGAGATCATGATGAGGATCGCGATGGGCGCGGCGAGCACGGTGTGGCCCAGAGCGATGGCCAGCGGGCTGCCGAGCATGCCGGCCGGTTCGAAGAACAGGAACAGGCCGAGCGCGATGACCACTTGGGGGATGAGCAGCGGAGCCAGCACCAGCCCGTAGACCGCCGTGTGCAGGGGCAGTCGGCCGCGGGCCAGGGCGGTGGCGGCGGTGGCACCCAGGATGAGGGAGAACACGGTGGTCAGGGAGGCGATGAGGCTGGACAGGGCGATGGAGGTGGCCCAGTTGCCGCCGGGCGCGGCCATCTGCTCGTACCAGTGGGTGCTGTACTCCTTGGGTG
This portion of the Streptomyces canus genome encodes:
- a CDS encoding ABC transporter permease: MMELPATRAGHIGRALSATAILLFLAMPIVIILVTSFGADGIGTFPPKEYSTHWYEQMAAPGGNWATSIALSSLIASLTTVFSLILGATAATALARGRLPLHTAVYGLVLAPLLIPQVVIALGLFLFFEPAGMLGSPLAIALGHTVLAAPIAILIMISTLRGIDERLEDAAASMGANRMTIARRITFPLATPGLIAAAVFSFITSFDEFFIAQFLSTPDTRTLPVLVFNALQFDVDPTVTAVSAVLIALAVLALALVALVRKLGGHRDGRHALPVEPLT